TGGCATTGACTGCTTCTGCTGATCGAGAATCCAGAGCCAGGGTAATGAGACAGCTGCAGATGGACAATCCAACTATTTTGGCTCTGAGCCCAAACAGAAGAAACATCAGACTGGGTCTGATAAGAGTCCCTGCCCATACACTGGACTGCCTAGACTGGATTGTGAGGGATGTTAAAGAAAAAGGTTTCTCAATGTTGCCAGTTATTATTTACTGCAAAACTGTCAAGTCAGTTGGCAGAGTGTTCTGCCATTTGAAGGGTGAACTGGGTGAAGATGCATGGGTTGACAGAGATCCagaaaaaaagactgaaaacCTACTTATAGGCATGTTCCACAGCCAGACACTCCCTCACAATAAGAACAGAGTGCTGTCATCTCTGAGTGGACAGGGTAGCTGCAGAGTTGTCGTGGCAACAACAGCTCTTGGGATGGGCTTAAATTTTCCAAACATATCACACATTGTGATGTATGGGTTACCGGATGATGTGGAAGCCATGGTTCAGCAGGTCGGGAGGGCAGGCAGAGGTGGGTTGCAGGCACATGCAATTGTTTACGCTGTCAAACAGCATACGAAGCTTGACCCAGCAGTTAAGGCAGTACTTGAGACTGGAATCGGTAGCTGTCTGCGGAAAGCTTTGTACTGCCATTTTGAGGAACACACCACATCTGTTGATCCAGGACATCTGTGCTGCACCCACTGCCATTCTGTTTGTTCTTGTGAACCTGAAGGCTGTGGGGAGCCAACCCCCAAATATGAACACTTTCAAGGGGAGGTTTCTTCACCTGACAAATCGAGAATGGTCACACCTGAGGACAAACTTTTGATCAGGGACCTGTTGCATAATTACAGGAGTAGTTTACTTCAGGACAATACACATCTTTACACAGTCGACACTGCCTGCACTGGTTTTGGAGATGAACTCATTGATGCGGTTTTAGAACACTGTGCACAGATATTCGACCTGAACTTCATCTTCCAAAATCTCCCTGTATTCAAACTGGAACATGCAAAAGAAATACTGAGAATTATGTATGAGGTTTTTGATGACATTGAGCAGTCTCAGACTATTTTGTATGATGACACTGTTGTTCAGGTTGACATGGACTACACTGGTTACTTTGATGAAGAGCATGAGGATGACCAGATACAATCATCACCAAGTAGCTTGGAATCTGGCTTGTCAGTGTTGAGGATCTCAGACTAGCTTCATATTGAGTATCAAACTTCAGCTGAGTATCTAGCTTCAGGGTCTTATTGACTGTCCTGTTGTTGTGCAAAAGTCTTTTCACCTCTGTTGTAttaatacatttgaataaatttgacatttttatacttttaaacctgatgtttgatgtttttgaattttaaaaGATTAACAATAAGACAAGTTAAAAGACTTTTAATATCTCCACATAATAGGTTATGTATACACGTTGAACATAACCAATAAGAAAACAAACGTAAAAGCTTCAAGAATGTGGATACAAAaagagacaaaaataaaataattatatatatatatatatatatataattacaatgtCCCATTTGAAAACAGTACTTACAAATGTAATGCCATCACCATAATTGTTTAAATAGAGACATCTCTCCATTCCATTAATTTGGACTTCATCCACTGCCATAATTCCCGGTATTTCAGTTTTACCAATAAGTTCTTTCTGAAATTCGGGAATGCGTGAAACTGTCTGCCTGGCTGATGTTGGAAAAGTTGAGCCTGCCTTAAAACGTTGACCAGGGTTAAAACGTCCTCCTGTTCTCGGGCTACATGGTGAAGGCCAGTCGGCCTTGACAGCTCCAGCTCTGTGTCTGTTTTGTCCATCAGCTCCTTGAGGATGCCAATTGACTTACTAATTCTGTCTGCTGACATTTCTGACAGGTTTGGCCCCAAGCCTTTTATGAATGATTTTAAGAAATTGTTCAGGTGTTCCAGATGGAGGTCAAGAGAAATATTTTTCCCCTTTCCCCCTGTACCATTCCAAAACCTGTTCCATATCACACTGTGTGCCATGCGTGGGGACAGTGTGACGTTAACCTGCAGCGTTAGTAGGAAGGTGCTATAGGCATAATGGCTGTGCCCATACGCTTTATAGAAAAGCAGGGCAACTTTATAAAGTCTCATTAGTCTCTCGCCATCCCCTTCTCTTACTGCATCCTGCATGTTTAGCAAGAAGAAGCCAAAGCCAAGTCTGGcttctgtgtgtttttttttgtgatctTGGTTTGTTGGACTCGCATTTTCTGGAGAAGATTCTGATGGAGCCACAATATTGTGTTTCTTTTGCTCATGTGTTTCCCTTGCCTTGACGTATGTATACACATTGCCACACCCGTCCGCACGACACGGAAACTGCTGCCTCTGCCGTGGCTCTGTCGAAGCCTGCCTTTGACTTGCTGCTTCTGTGATGTCTGTCAGCATGACAAAGGTGTCCACAACCTGTCCAACCTTGTCATGCAGCCAGCTCCTCTTCAGTTGTGGCAATCCGTCATTGACATCCACTGGGACAAACCCATCTGGAATTTCTGTTTGCA
Above is a window of Megalobrama amblycephala isolate DHTTF-2021 linkage group LG11, ASM1881202v1, whole genome shotgun sequence DNA encoding:
- the LOC125278672 gene encoding uncharacterized protein LOC125278672 codes for the protein MEHFGLQDVAEIPDGFVPVDVNDGLPQLKRSWLHDKVGQVVDTFVMLTDITEAASQRQASTEPRQRQQFPCRADGCGNVYTYVKARETHEQKKHNIVAPSESSPENASPTNQDHKKKHTEARLGFGFFLLNMQDAVREGDGERLMRLYKVALLFYKAYGHSHYAYSTFLLTLQVNVTLSPRMAHSVIWNRFWNGTGGKGKNISLDLHLEHLNNFLKSFIKGLGPNLSEMSADRISKSIGILKELMDKTDTELELSRPTGLHHVAREQEDVLTLVNVLRQAQLFQHQPGRQFHAFPNFRKNLLVKLKYRELWQWMKSKLMEWRDVSI